Within the Channa argus isolate prfri chromosome 12, Channa argus male v1.0, whole genome shotgun sequence genome, the region ATTCTTAATAAGTAACTTCAAACTTCTTTCAGGCCTTATTGCATCAATGTGTAGCTTTTATAATCATGTAAAGAGGcgggatgtaaaaaaaaaaaattgtttccaACAACAGTTTGACCAAACTATTTCGTAACATCTCTCATAACACAGCAACGTGAGAGCCCACTGAGTGACTGACCacaaataatgataatataattGCAGCCAGTAGAATTTTTCTATTCTAAcctgtttttcatctgtttccCTCCTAAAGccaaagtgcacacacacacacacacacacacacacacacacacacacacacacacacacacacacacacacacacacacacacacacacacagtagaaagTCTTACTTATCAACTCCTCTATCTGTTACTATTAGAGGTTTTGGACATTGCCAGTGACACATATGACAGAATTCAATGCATGGGGTTATTACTTAGGCATCAAACTAACAACCTTTCATAATAGAGTTCAGGGTTCCCTTAGAGGCTTAGTACTGCGAAAACCACacaagaacaacaaaacactgtcaGTCTGAAGCAAATATCTGCTCAACTGAAGACCAATTTAGTCCAAAACAAATCTCAGTTTGGCTTTACTTAGCGTAAAATGACAATGTTACTAATATGGCGAAGTTCATAGGAGTTTCAGAGTTCAGATGAGGGGCTGCACCCCCTGCCAAGTAATTCAAATCTATTTGTGGTAAAGATGTAACGCAACACTGCCATTATTACTAACAAAGTGTTCACCGATGTTGCCTAATCTCTCTCCATTCTATGGACTATTTCCATGACTGGCTGAATTTTGAATGAGAATTTCGGAGTTTGACCACATGCAGTATAAGAGGCTCAACTTTAAACCAACACTTCGACCACAGAGTACTTGGAGCAAGTTGCCATTTAGCCCTTACATCCAAGTGTGGCCACTTGAGGCCTTTCTTGTGCTGGTTTAAGAAACTAAGATAGTTTTCAGTCTGCGGTGGTCATTTCAGTTCAGCCCCAAACCATAGTCTTGATTTCAGGGAGATGCAAAGATTGTCTTTTACTCTAAAATTGTTTAGTTTCAGTTCTAGGACATAGGCACTGATTTAGCTGCTGTTGAAAAGTGGTTCTGAGGCCAACGTGTTTATATCATAACTTGAAATAATGTTGCTTGAATACAGGATTTATCAGTGTTTTAGTTGCATACcatacttttctttctttatcttcAGCCAACGCCTCTGAATATATTTCAAACACAAGTGGcagtaaaaaatacttttttttaactcactCTTTCAGTCCATATTTCACTCTGTCTCACCTGATACCAGACTCCTACTAAGAGTTAACCTGCAAAGCCCTAACTCCTTCATAAACCTTTTTAAACGCAGTGTGTCTTTTATCAGTAGTGAAAACAGAATGagcaggaggtgtgtgtgtggaaattttatgttcatggttgtggaagtgagattttttttttaatagagcaCCCTTACCTCTGTAGGTGTGTAGCTTCTTGCGGTGTATCCCTGGTGCAGGGGTGGCAGGTTTTCCAGAGGCTGGAAAGCAGCTTTGACTGGATAAAAAGCTGATTGTGGGACATGATTCGGGATTTGGCTATGAGGGAATACCTGTGGCTTAGGCTGGTAGTTGTGGAGGTTGTCCTGTTGTTGGAAGTCTTGATGTTTCTCTTTGGTGCCAAAATTACCGTAAAACTCTGGATGTGAGTTGGGCTGATTAtcttcttccttcttcttctctctttctctctgaggcTCGTGCTCTCTTTCATTTTTGAGTTGTTCATTGTCTCTGGCCctctccatctctttttctctctccaacaCAAGGTTCCTCTCTCGTTCCATTTCCCACTGTCTAACCCTCTCTTTTTGTTCCTTCTCTCGCTGAATCTCTCTCAACCTTACCCTCTCAATTTGTAATTCTCCCTCTTGTCTCTCCTCCTGCTGCCTCTGGCTTTCTCTAAAGCTTTCCTCCCTTTCTTCCCTCTCCCTTGCTTGttccctctccttttttctctgcatCTCTCTGCTTGTACTCACAGACTGCCTCCTGGTCTCCATAGTGTTTGAAAGCAGGGAAACATCCTGCTTAGCCCCCCCCTGATAGGAGTATCTCCTTTGTGTCGAATGCACACTGAGCTCCTCTCCCTGTTGCCCAGGATGGTTGGATCGCTTCTTCTGCCTGTGACTTGATAGATCCAAGGTATTTGACCCGGACATCCCTCTGCTTGTCTGCTCGAAAAACTTCATTCTATCAGCAAATGGAAGGATATCTGACTCCTCTATCCGAGAACAGGAAGAGGATCGACTGTAAGAGGAGGTAAATGAGGAGGCAGAGGCACAAACGCCATGCCGTGACCCTACGACACCTAACACCCTCTCACCACACCGTCGGTCTGAGCCTGGTTCAGGTTGGAGTTTATGTTCAGGAGTCCAGCGCCAGCGACGAGCTTTGCCAGCAGGGGCTGGCTCCTCAACCACTCGTATACCAACACCAAAACTGGGCACATCTGAGCCCAAAATCTGAACAGAACCAGACGGATTATTGTTTACAGTTTGAGTTGTTGTCTGAGAGTGAGTCTGCAAGATATGATGATTTGATTCATTGGAGGTGTCTGATTTCTCGACAGGTGCTGGGGTTTTGACATCTTGGGTATGTGCAGATGAGGCAAATGCAACCTTGGTACTGCTTTCCTGGAAAGATTGGTCTAGGTTTGTCCCCTCCTCATGAAAGTCTtgaccctcctcctcctgcactgTCTCGCCACTACAGAGCAACCCCCCTGGTCCACGGCTGCTCTGAAGTTGGGCCTTTTTCCTCTGGATCTCATTGCGGAGGTTGGTAGCAAATCGTTCACTGCGACGACGGTTCCGTCTGTGGTTTCTGGACGAGTTTGGTTTCTTTATAAATGACTCTGCTTCTacatcctcctctttttttcctcttcctctgtccaCTTCTTTCTGTTCCTCCAGTAAGGTGTCCATACTGGAAGCAGCACTAAGAGGTTCAAAGTCCCTTTCGAATACCTGGTCAGATCCTGCTCTTCCGTGGTTTGATGATCCATTGGGGTCACCGGGTACGCTCACGGAACGGCCCCATTGGAGTTGATGCTGAACTGGTAAGAAAGACTCACCATTTACACCCATCCTTTCAAGCCTTTCTCTTGAATCTACATCATCACAATCCCCTTCTAAGAATGTAGAACCTGGAGTTGAGCAACGGCTCCCTCCCCATTTGTTTGATGAAGGACGGAGGTTGTCATGAGTAGTTTCTTGGTCATCCCTTGCTAGTTGGAGTGATGAATGGGGCCACTGGCTGCTATCATGGGACAAGGAGGAATCAGAAGGTTTGGACAGATTATAAGGCTCCACTGAAGTGCTGTTACTGTCAAACTCTAATAACTGAAGCTGTGTAGCAAGGAGCTTCTCAGGAGCACTGTGCCTATGCAGTGTTATAGAGGAGTTCCTGGTCTTGAAGTGCGTATGAGACTGCTCTTGATCGTCCATGGATTTTGCATCATCCACGGAAGTCATTGCAGATAAAGACGGAGAACAACAGGTGGTGATATGGACTAAATCCGTCCCTAGGTCAGACTGGTGATCTGAGATGGTCTCCgaaatattatcattattagcACCAGTGTCACATTTTATGTGTCTAATGTCTTTAGTCTGTGTTTGCATATGCTGCACATCTAAGGTATCCTCTTTGAAACTCCCAGTTCTAATATCGTCTTCAGATTCAGGAAAGCCGTTTAGAATTCCTGTTTCATCATTCTGAGAGGACTTGGTGTCATCATAGTAAGAAGAAACTCTGGACAATTCAATAGGAGCAGAAGCGCAACGTTTGTTGGCAGCATTAGAGCGACCCCGGGTCACCCTAAAACTGTCCTTCCTGGTTGGAGGCTGAGGAGGGTTCATATTTCTATCTGGTCCTCCATCTCCATTTCTTATGACTTCAAAGTCTCCTACCCTCTGCTCTTTTTCATAACAGCAGGAGGAAGGCCTCTCTTTTCCCTCAACTAGTTTTGGTTTTGGCCTGGTCAGTGACTTGGATTTGTGTACAGTGGCTTGCGCCTCATCCAGGGTTTCACCTGAAGAACATCCTAGAGTTGCAGTGTCACCACCGGCGTATCCTCGACAAGCTGGACCTAGGCTCTGGAGGAAGTTATCCATGGAGAAAGATTCACCAGGTCTTAGTGGCACTGTTGCGTAGTCAGATGTGTTTGAGCTGGCGGAGAAAGAGCTATAGGCAGAGTCTCTTTTGTTGTTGAAGAGAGTGGGGTCTACGGGTGAATTATGGGAGTCAGAGTAACGCTGTGTAGTGGGTGTCGCTGTGTCCAAGCTCTCCATTGAGCCCAGGGAACTGCTTCGGTCAGTGGAGGAGTAAGGTCTGTGCAGTTGTCCCCACTGCATGGACAAGTCACTACAGAGAGACGGAGACATAAAAGATAGTTCTGAATGTTTCAAAGGCAGGCGGCAAGTATGCTATTCGTTCTTAaggcaaaataaacaaactgattTTATAACTGATATGAAAAATCATAACTATTGTGACCACTGGGTTTAAAACAGATCACAAAAGTCACAGATTGGATTGCTAtagaaaaaacatacacaaatatatttaagtAAGTATGCTATTTTatcaaagcaaaataataaaataataaagtccTGTGAGCTAAATTCATGTGGTTTCTTTTTaagcactttgtcatttttcaatTGACAGAACTGTTAACACTTTTGGAAATGACATATGTCCAATGTTGTGTTCCAGTTTCAAGTGGCAAGCTGCTGTTGTACCCCAGAGACATGAGCAGTATATTCTTCTGGAATACAACGTTTGAACTGTACAGCTGGGAAATCTGTTTTCTATCAGTTCTGAGCTACATATTCACAGCAACTccatatgtttttaaaaaccctTGGAGGGAACCTCTTTAGGCGGCGAGGGATTTCCTCCTCATCAACTCCCACTGGCTGGAGTCAAAATCTCAAGCCATCGCTTGATTCCTTTGATCCTCATTCATCCTCCTCTTTCATTAAGTTGTACCTCTAGTACATTCCCCATAGCCCCAACTTTACATCTAATGGAGATGTAACCCTAAAACTGCATTTAGCAAAGCACTTAAATCCTACTCACTGACAGATTGCTTTATAGGTTTGTTAGTGTTAAATTAATTACATGGTTCAAATTTTGCTCCCTAATAACAAGCAAGTGAAATGGATGAGGTAAATCTATAAAACCAATCATCAAATCAATCACAAGTTTACTTTAGAGAGCTTTACCGTTtgcataacatactgtatgaaatgCTTTTGTAGCACTTTGGCCTTTGATTCAGAAAAGAACTAactgtttaaaatcatttaacagTCGGATGAACAGAGTCGCAGTAAATGTCATGCATATTCCAAACTGTGGTCACTGAATTGGCTAAACTACATACatgcaacaacaacatttgGGCTTGAAATCTCTTGTGTGCACAAAAAGTAAGTAGCAGAGGTTAGGtaatggaaacaaaataaaaatacacatattgGCTATCTATGTGTCAGGGGTAGGGAAACCCAATGTCCTTGTGCTTGTTTTAAATTCAACTCATAGACGCCCAAAAAAAATTTGCAGACATTTTACTGAGGTATGTCTTTTTCTTATAAAGAAGATAGAGTGTTCACTCAAGCTCTTTTTGTATCTTTAGTGCCTTACAGTATTAGAACAAAAGAGAATCTTGtcaaggagagagaggaagggttACAGATGAGATACATTTCTAAAGGGCTTTGATCTCAGACTAACATGAGGAAACAACCAGCAGACTATCTCCAGGCTGATTCTCTGGTATTTATGGCACAATTCATGCAAAGacctaaaaaaacaatggaTTTTACTAGGCTATATTATCAAAGTTCACTCTTATCAAAAAACTTTGTTCTAAAGCAGTCAAATGTCCACGTAGTCTGCCGAATGTGTGAAGGTCATTAGTCGTTTCATGTTCCAAAGGATCatattcattacatttatttaaggagGATGCCACAGTTTTGTATGTTtaaacaatttataacaaatagTGGCTAAAACATGTTTGATACTAATCATCTCCTATGGTTCCGCACGCACATGATCAAAAGACCACAATGTGGAACCTTAAGCTAGTGGTAGTAGGAGAAaatttggtgtttttctttgtggtaaCTTTGTGGTGACTTTAATGGGTACAGTGTTCATTTATGTTTGAAAACTGAGAGAAGCACTGGAATGGGTTGAAGACActacacatttcaaaacaaaggaaTATTCAAAGTTTCCCACTAACTAGTGGGAAAAAAGCTTCATTATCTGCATGAGAAAATCCTCATTTACGGAAGCAGGCTATGAATGAGAAAGGAGGCCTTGCTGTATAGATTTGACCTGGAtgacagagggaggaagagaggaaatgagaCGGGAGCTGGAGAGGAAATGATAGTCGCTCCTGGCCAATCAGATGCCAATGTGGAACATGTGCAAGTGAGGGTTGACACAAagaaatgcacatacacaacacTCACACAATGTCCGAAATGTGCTTCAATTTTCTGTCTATAAATGTActaaaaaacactgtttattcAGTGTTTGCTACTTTGTCAATGAGCTAAACTTGGAAAGTTGTTTATTTGgtgtttaaatgctttaatattCTTTGTCTTatgtaaaaaaatgcacacTTGTGTAGTGTAAATTGACGATTCACACAGATGCAAGCTGTACAAAATGTCCCTTTGGTTCACCAAACACAGTTTACTGAAtgtcttcctctctttgtcCACATGTTCTGAGAGTCACATGCCATTGTTGAGAGTTACGACAGGAGCTGCCTCCTCATCagatggtttgtgtgtgtgtgtttgtgtgagaacAGGCAGAAGCTGTGGAAATAagagacacacatatacatggaCGTGacaccccaacacacacacacacacacacacacacacacacacacacacacacacacacacacacacacacacacacacacagctatctAATGTATGTGTGACTATTAAATCTAATAGTGGCACATAATATCACTGATTCTTATCAAAAGATAAACAATAGAAGCCCCTGACGTACTATGAGGCTGACAAACAAAGGCATAAAGGCTATTTTTATTGTGAGTCAATATACAGACTGTGGTAACTTCCTCTTTCCCTTTGAGGGAATATAGTTTAGCTTTGTGAGATCATACTCTAATACAAAGACTACTGAGCTTACATGCCTTCTTCTTATTTGACCTAACTGGACAAATCATTCTTTTGTCCCATCTGCACTACAATGATTTATAAAGACTTGAAATTGAAATAAAGAAGAAACCATTACTTAAATATTTCGGACAAAACGCACTATAAGTCTCCTTTTGTGATTGCTAAGTGTGCTTAGCATTAATACTTCAAAGCATAACTCATCTAAACTCCTTTATAGGCTGAATATTACAGCCTCATTTGATTGGTCAATGACTACTAGCTCATGGTGGCTAATGCTAAGTAACGGCAAAAAGATACCTCTACTTAACAAACTTCCCTTTGCAGTTTGTTATTGTTACGTTATGTTTTAGCATAATATACTATGATGTTCCGCAGAACTAAACATAATCAATgatcaaatgaaatgaatcaaatgaatTATTTTGCCATTGAATTTAGAAATGTCCACCTGGCCCTTAAAGACAGGGATACAACAGGTCACCAGGGGCGATCTGACTGGGTAtcactttgaaatgtttaaatggaaCCCAAAAATAGACCAATGGCCTTCCTGCGTGTCCTATGTTGACACAAGAACTCAATGATGTCACTTGTTTCCTGGCGATTGTTAGTTTTGGAAGACCAAAATCCCCAGCATCGAATTGGAGCCGGTGTCCTATGGAGTCATAGGCTCCGGGGAATTCAAACTTGTATGACACACTCTAGCAAGGTCGTTGTAAGAATGGAACAACTTTTTTAGCTGGAATTAGTCAAAAGTTCCACAAGTGTATTTCTAGCTATGACTTAATAATACTACTGAAAAAATTTAAGATTTGATTTCATATCACGTGTTCAGTacagttttagtgtttttaataatgattcatattatttataaagcactttacatttgtttgcaagtactacacaagcagattgaaagcaaccccaaaaaaacaaaccctgttCCCATTGCTTCAAAATTTAAGAAATGGCTAATACAGATTACCAAAGCAGGAACGTCTATTAACTGGATGATATAAActctaaataaagttaaaatggcCTGCTAATTCAACAGAAGCAAACTAAAGTGTCTGGTATTAGACCAGATTTGATTAAATTTGATTAGATTAGTCTTTATTCTCACTGTTCAAAGTATCGGTAAGTCAATGAAATGCAGAGGAATCGGAATGATGCTTTCTCACCTGTTGTCAGTTGTGTGCCAGGGTAGTGTGTAGGGGCTGGGGTGGAGCTGCATGGCagatggaggtggaggtggaggaaaagGAGGGGCGTCTGAAGggggaggagatggaggaggaggagggggaggaaggggCAGCTCCGATAGCTTTGCCAGGTGCCAAGAGTGGGGCCTTATGAGAGGAATGCTGCGTCTGCCGAGGCGAGAGAGAGACACGCAGGTGAGATTCAGTAACAGTAGAAAATCAGCACTGAGAGTATTTACATGGCCGTGAGTACCCAGAGTCGGTTTCACTCCGGGGATATGTTGTGAATATCTGAGAATTCAGGTTTGCACATTGTCCGGAGTAACCTTTCACTGTCCTCGTGTGTAAATCAGCTGGATTTCTGTGCACGATCAGCCtccacaggaggcacaacatggtAGAAAACCTAAGCTGTGggtttttgtttacagcacatcggagctgtgcatctaataaaaaaagttcTATCACTCGACTACAATGGCAGTTGCGTGATGCTAACTCACTCGCTTTTTATTCCTCCCGACGATTCTGGACAAAGCAGCGTGCTACATACGTGAGCTCACACATATATTAAGGACGTTGTACTAGGGAGCTTGACGGATAAACTCCGGATATactcagacatttgtgttcacacatacaccctctCCTGacagtcaggataatgtcagaattccagggcatgtctgaaaggggatcaggttacagttggctttctgGGGAAAGCTGGGTTCCGAATTTGGGATGGGGAAACTGAAAACATGATTTCTGCCGGAGAAAGtcgatttctttgccatgtctttgcgtaaccaggtttctaattgtcTTTATCCAACTGCGCATCTGGGTAACAAATGGCCACAGacaagcagctgagtgaaagaaagaataaatggagagatcattaatgggACGATGTTGccttgtagaagtctaaataagccTCTTTTGCATGTggattttttcatttcagacaaTTCCCATTGTGGATCAGCTGCGTGTGTCTCCTCCCTTTTGCCCCCTTCCTTTGCCCCTGTTACTCTGCTGTGACATgaactggacacacacacaaacacacacacacacacacacagacaaaagtaaaagtcagaaagcagtgttttctgtaaccaggtttcttaagtgcatgtaaacacagtcattgTGAATACTGTGCTGCTCAAACATGCAATTAGGGAGGATATGTACATAACTAATAAACCATTTTTCCTGttgcatatatacagtatactgacTATATGCAACAGATAAATGAAACAATCAGTTGATGGTTATTGTAATTTcctttaaaagatttttattttgccaccttttctatttttaatacaatttagGTTCATATCCAGTTCTAAGCACCATGAAGTTTTCTGGAAGCTAAATATGACAAGATGGCTAAGAGAACATACATACAACATTGGTCATCACAGCTTTAGGTGTCCTGCAAGATCAGGGTTCACATAAAACTTAGGTTTACAGCTGTCATACCTTGCCAACCCAAATGTGCAATTGGCTTCCTAAAGTTATTTGGACTTCGATGGGGCTGCCATTAAAAACTCAtctaacatttacagtaatctTCAGTCTAATCGAAGTCAGACATTCCAGAGCATCCCAAGATATTCACTAATTCTCTTAAACAGACTTCCAATTCCACATGCTAGCCAGATTTAACTCAACCCCCCACcgacagtgagtgtgtgtgtgtgtgtgtgtgtgtgtgtgtgtgggtgtgtgtgtgggagagagacagacagatgagaCCAAGAGTATTTAACAGACAAAACGGACAAAAAggacagaaggagaagaaaaaacagtccgaaataaatgtaacattctTGGAGTATGAATGGACCTCTATGTGGGTGATCATATCTTTAGACACATGGTTGGGAACACTGCTGCTGGCTGAATTTAACTTagtacaaaacataaaaaccaccATAGCTTTTGACTTGAGACTTTGACTGCTCTCTATCTACAAGCTTCATTTCGGCTGACTCGTCTCTGGTCTGACTCAAGTTGATCTGGATTGTTTCTTGTTGAAACCTATAAAGAACTGTATTAGGCATGAAACTGAGACTAAACTGAGACTTTACTTGAACTAGTGTTTAGTGACTTGAGATGTGCCAAGACTAAAGCATGACTTGGACCTGTCTCAGATTTGATTTATCAAGAAACAAAATTTATTTATACTTATTTAAGTTGACTCTAGGCTTGACATGAACTAGTTGAATTAAAAGCTACTAAGACTTGCCCTATGTGTCATGCTTTCTTTACTGTTTCTCAACTGTACGTGAACTTGTTTTGCATGAATTGAGACTTCGCAAGACTCATATTTAATGGCTTTTTAAGAATGCAGAGTAAAAAGCAACGTGGAATTATGCCAGTCAACGGCATACAGCACTGCCATCCGACCCGGCACATGTTAAGGGGGTAGAACCCCGGTTCCTCTGGTGGTAACACACATAGGGGAAATAAGTTCCGAAAAAGGTTTCTTTTCCcaagaaacatttcttctgatGGAAACATGGGAAACTTGTCCTGACTTACTACCGATTTGATACCACTGGTAATTGAATACAGACTTAACATGCAtctcaaaattttaaaataaaaaaataaaaaaaggctctgaaaacagagaacaaaatTAAGAGCTGAATGGACACGAAGAACGCCAAAGTTTTCATTCCCACCAACACCATGAAATGAGAACTTTTAAGCTGCTCACactgaaagtacaaaaatataaattgagGTTACTGTGGGTTTTTTGGACCTTAATTCAAAAGGTACAACCTCTGGAGCAGAATGCAGATCCTGACACAGTTAGGAAAGAAAAGGGCCATTTCTGAGTATTATTGTTTATGATaaagcaggagcaggaggaacatttccaaaaaaaacacTCTTGTTTCCTAGTTCTGGCTCCTTCATAGGGAATTCTATCTGAGCCCACTGATTGTTCAACTCCACTGACAATGTCCTAAATTATCCTCTGAGAAAGTTTATGTAGAGCGTGTGTATGTGCGTCTATGCTTGTACATATATGTGCGCGTGCATGAAGAAGTGTGGGAACTATCCAAACTCAACCAGACAAAATACCATTATCGAGCCTACCACAAACATTAACAGAACCCCCTCACCCCCCTCGCTACCACCTCCTTGTTTTCTCCAAGTTTGGTTTTCAGAGATTGATGACtgtgaaaatcaaaacaaacactttgaCACTAAAGTTCGATGGGAGacagaatgtaaaataaagtagGGAAAACAACCTGATGACAACCTAAAAATGGAATATAAAAAGCTTATGTACCTTTCATTAATCATAGTCCAAGTTGTTTATTTCAGTGCTCGACTGAGGTTAGTGATCAGTTATCAAATATGGGATTCAAGAATAGAACTGGCTCCTCTACATGAGACCAAAGGTGCAataatagaaggcagtgaaatCCTCATACGTCAGAGggaaaaacatcaacattttgtctctgaagatgcatttttgttttgcaatttcACAAATTACTGTTGTCATTTAACTTGCATGgctaataattttttttgaaaagtttgatgagataaaaaaacagtgaaagagaaaatgctGGAAGTTGAAAAGTGAGATTCCTTATATTGGAATATATTGTAATGACAACtatgaaaaactgtttaaatattgtttatgtaGAAGCCCATCTAGATCTTTAGCTGAAAACTATTTACATTGCTGCTTAacagttatattactttgtTTTGTCAACAACTAAAGAACCCAAGGTTATATAATTTTCAAAACAACTTAGTTTCTTTTATTCAAAACCATTTTAACCAGCAAATGGCCATTAACATTCTTGGCAAGGTGTTTAAAGCATTTCTACTTATtagtcttgtgtgtgtttggagaacTATTCAATATTAAGGATGTTGTCTAAGAAGACACAGTGCCCAAGCTGTAAGAGAGAATTTCAATTTTGTGTGTTATattctacttaaaaaaaaatctttcttggACAGCTAAAGCTGTTAAATGGGCTTTTGTCAGGCCCACAGTTTGTCAGGCCAACATCCATGGAGGCTCCGTAAAGTCTGTGTCTCTTTCATTTATAGAACTTAGGAAACACAGAGCACTGCCTAAAACACTGATTTTGCCCAGAGTGACTAAAGCAGCACCCAAGGCCACCATCAGCTGtacaagtttaaaataatatcatccaaagaaccccccccccactcccttTCCTGTTACAGACACTCTAACCTAGTTGGCTACCTGTCCGAACAAACAGACAGCGAGGGATAACATGAAATATGTCTTTTGGCTTAAGAGAGATAACAGTGTGTCCTTGACATGGAAACTAAGCTAATGAGTAAATAACCACTGCTGTGTTGTTCTTACGACTGCAACAACCCGGGAAATTTAATTAGACCGCAAAAACAAGCCCCGtcctcagtgtgttttttagtcatcttaaacttaaaaatgactttttataGAGAAAGTAGAGAAATAATTAATTCTAAACATGATAATTATTTTGTAAGGAATGGACATGGCCTGCACAACATGTGAAATTAACGCACAGAAGACAGTGTCAAACAAGGGGAACATAAAAGACAATCactaacaacaaaacagaaactgatGAAACTCAACAGCAACTCAACTCAACAACAGTCAAAGGAAGAGAAATAATGAATTCCTCCGCTTGCAGTTCTGAATGCTCCTCTATGAAAGGATCGTGTGGAATGTCCCACTTTATGGTCAGAAACTTAAACAGCTGACTGATATTGCAAAGGTCAACACAATTAATCTGAGTCACACACAGTCTCAATACAGTGCACAAAGAATACCGGACAACAGCCAGACAATTACATTTAGACTCGATACAGTGTCGGgcattaaagaaataaaaaataaaactggtttGTGGTTTGTGCATCAGGTTGTGTATAATGTAAGTATGCAGTGTAAACTAATATAAAaggactaaagaaaaaaaaaggttttacattAATAATCCTGCAGGACATTTACAGATAGGGTGCCTGAACAACAATCCAACACC harbors:
- the shroom4 gene encoding protein Shroom4 isoform X1, producing METVEQLVSFHHIQVQLRGGAPWGFTLKGGLEHGEPLIISKIVDGGKAAQCKNLKVGDELININGSPLYGSRQEALILIKGSYRILKLTVRRRSIPLIRPHSWHLAKLSELPLPPPPPPPSPPPSDAPPFPPPPPPSAMQLHPSPYTLPWHTTDNSDLSMQWGQLHRPYSSTDRSSSLGSMESLDTATPTTQRYSDSHNSPVDPTLFNNKRDSAYSSFSASSNTSDYATVPLRPGESFSMDNFLQSLGPACRGYAGGDTATLGCSSGETLDEAQATVHKSKSLTRPKPKLVEGKERPSSCCYEKEQRVGDFEVIRNGDGGPDRNMNPPQPPTRKDSFRVTRGRSNAANKRCASAPIELSRVSSYYDDTKSSQNDETGILNGFPESEDDIRTGSFKEDTLDVQHMQTQTKDIRHIKCDTGANNDNISETISDHQSDLGTDLVHITTCCSPSLSAMTSVDDAKSMDDQEQSHTHFKTRNSSITLHRHSAPEKLLATQLQLLEFDSNSTSVEPYNLSKPSDSSLSHDSSQWPHSSLQLARDDQETTHDNLRPSSNKWGGSRCSTPGSTFLEGDCDDVDSRERLERMGVNGESFLPVQHQLQWGRSVSVPGDPNGSSNHGRAGSDQVFERDFEPLSAASSMDTLLEEQKEVDRGRGKKEEDVEAESFIKKPNSSRNHRRNRRRSERFATNLRNEIQRKKAQLQSSRGPGGLLCSGETVQEEEGQDFHEEGTNLDQSFQESSTKVAFASSAHTQDVKTPAPVEKSDTSNESNHHILQTHSQTTTQTVNNNPSGSVQILGSDVPSFGVGIRVVEEPAPAGKARRWRWTPEHKLQPEPGSDRRCGERVLGVVGSRHGVCASASSFTSSYSRSSSCSRIEESDILPFADRMKFFEQTSRGMSGSNTLDLSSHRQKKRSNHPGQQGEELSVHSTQRRYSYQGGAKQDVSLLSNTMETRRQSVSTSREMQRKKEREQAREREEREESFRESQRQQEERQEGELQIERVRLREIQREKEQKERVRQWEMERERNLVLEREKEMERARDNEQLKNEREHEPQREREKKKEEDNQPNSHPEFYGNFGTKEKHQDFQQQDNLHNYQPKPQVFPHSQIPNHVPQSAFYPVKAAFQPLENLPPLHQGYTARSYTPTEQTYPTRQQDTTKLNRKYSLTERDYPSWRQESRPPESISQFQHHPHQGRWGPRQVDNSSNDQNGYSFAAPLVVRGRAMSENDLRFNSSHRWSPSISVATSQTLSEVEESGSCVRGGEPASTARQNKKRMPPPPRPPPPKWEHFHRRRASHHTLFPTSSPSAASHSVPPPQGHYMTHSSFIPPSETSRQRSYSLPPERQEVLEGCPRCSCNQTQTQERTFTHGPPAQNQLQLQDYHSFSNALSGMNQPQLQGHHSFSHTPSSQNQPHLQENHPFSQTLFNQNQAQCQEQPFTAAPPSPMFSRRAFRPVAPPQREVEGHIGGMFGSQQDRVELLSLPLSTPAADSSVDSLSEPDVSPSPDQNRNTVRHHTQQIVRPGAEWERAPSPRVHTKTALPPAAENGVVGGVSHPESYFAIDCEQEQQQLCRNSFQSLEQRKIHEPGTESETTLSPSPAHSLEADLDIPMETDIDDFQEEDLPTMDEPITSELPCFALPVTVLETDVDTLPDSEGSSSGRVRTETSSVEEELEMGESSREGPSLEELFPQSSEGESSSESWRGAYQTMEPNTDSLDRRSGASSSCSSYYSTSAAKAQLLSQMKDYNDNREKDDDDELTYKKQLMESLRKKLGVLREAQRGLQEDIRANAQLGEEVESMVVSVCKPNEVDKFRMFIGDLDKVVSLLLSLSGRLLRVEATLDTLDPETEHDERLPLQEKKHQLMRQLSEAQDLKDHVDRREQAVSRVLARCLSPEQHRDYSHFVKMKAALLVEQRQLEDKIRLGEEQLRGLRESLGLGLGMGMGMSMGYGQF